The genomic window CCGCTCATTACCTGAAATCCATGAGCTCAATTGTTAGTGCCGCTAGATTATTCAGGAACCCGAAGCAGCTTTCCGAGGCACCCACATTTAGAGAAGTAAGGATGGATGATATATTAGCCATTATGGGCCCTTTTGATAAGCTCTTTCCTTATAGTTACATGGGTGGGTCATATATCGGCTTGATCAGAAAGTTCATGAAAATGGATGCTTTTTTGAAATGTGTTTGCTTACATGTTCATGTTATTAAATTGGGGTTTGCGGCGGACATCATGGTTAGTAATGTGATCATGGATGTGTATGTTAAAAATGAGCTTTTGATGGATGGCCATCAAGTGTTCATTGAAATGCCTACTAGAGATTTGGTCTCATGGTGCACTTTGATTGCTGGATATGCCAATGCTGGGATTGGTTTAGATGGATTGGATTTGTTTAGGTGCATGTGGAGAAGTGGTTTGAGGCCAAATCAATTTGTTTTTGCTTCGGTTCTAAAGGCTGTATCTGCATGTGGGTGTGTGAGGGTGGGCAGGCAGGTGCATTCTCAGATTTTTCAAATGGGGTTTGTCTCAGATGGTTTTTTGGTGATTGGATTAGTAAATATGTATGCGAAGTGTGGGGAAATTATTTGTGCACGTGAAGTCTTTGATGAAGCGGGTGTGAGGAATTCAATCTCTTGGAATGCCATGATTTCTGGGTACATCCAAAATGGGTTGGTCCATGAAGGTCTAGTGCTATACGAAGATATGAGGAGTTCCGGTTCTGCCATTGATGTAGTGACCATGAGAATTGTCCTTGGTGCAGCGGTTGGCCTTGAGCAGATTGATTTGTGTAATAACTTACATGCTTATGCTATTAAAACTGGTTTGGAGTCAGACAAAGTTGTGGTAACTGAACTCCTTAGGTCACAGGCTGAGATTGGTGAATTAATGGCTGTGCATGAGCTTTTGAAGTCACTTAAGGATCCTGATGGATCTGCATTTTCTGCAATTACATCTGGATTGCAGATGCACGGATACAGCGCTGAATTATTAAAACTTGCTAGAAAGCTTCTTGAGAGCGGGGTTAAAATGAACCAAGGAGCTCTAATTTGTATGTTGGGTCTTTGTTTCAGGCCTAAGGAGGGTGCTCAGGTTCACACTTACACCTTTAAGATTGGATACCTTTCTGATATCTCTGTTGCCAATGCTGTAGTGTCCATGTATGCCAGATGTGGAGAGATGGATAATGCAGATGCTGTATTTCATGGGATGGCTAGACATGATCTAGTTTCATGGACTGCAATAATATCAGGGCATGttcaaaatcttcaattttGGGAGGCTATCAATCTCTTCCATTCTTACAGCAATATGGGTCTGCCAAAGGATCAATTTTTGATTGCCACTATAATAAATGCCTCTGCTGGCTTGTTAGACGTAGATTTAGGAAAGCAGATACATGCTATTGTACTAAAACTCGGCCTGCAACATTTTAATTTTCTGCAAACATCTATTTTGCACATGTACGCTGTTTGTGGATTCCTGGAGACTGCTGACATGTTATTCTCTTCCATGCTTCTGCATGACATGGTTTCAATAAATGTCATGCTGGTCTGTTATTGTAGACATGGGCAAGCTGATAGGGCATTGGACCTCTTTTATTCAGAGCATCAGAAGGGTCTGGCTCCTGATCAGTTTAGTATATCTGCAATTTTCTTGGCTTGTGCTGACCTAAAGTCCATGGCGGTAGGTGAACAAGTGCATTCATACATAATCAAGAGTGGTCTTACCTCTGATTTTGTTATTGGCAATGCTGTGGTCAACTTTTATGTAAAATGCAACAGCATAGCCTCTGCTTGCAACTATCTTGGGGGCTTGAAGTTGCAAGATGTGGGTACATTTGGAATGATAATCTCAGGTTATGTGCAGAGTGGAAACTGCAAGGAGGCTTTGAGACTGTTTTGTGCAATGCATTGTGGTGGATTGCGAGCAAACCACTATGTTTTTGCTTCTATCCTTAGAGGCTGTACCACTTTGTTTGCACTTGAAGAAGGAAGGCAAGTGCATGCATCCATTATCAAGGTAGGGTTGAACAAAATCATGCAGGTTGGCAACAGCTTGGTTGACATGTATGCTAAGAGCTTCTGTATGAATGAAGCAGAAAAAGTATTTGATGAAATGTCAGCACAGGATGATGTCTCATGGAATGCATTGATTAGAGGGTATTCACAGACTGGAGAAGGAGATAAAGCTTTTGAATTGTTTGAGATGATGAAGCAGGAGGAAGTATATCCCGACTGTTTCAGCTATGTGGGTATCCTAAGTGCCTGCGCAGGAGCTGTATCTTTGAAGAAAGGTTCATCTGTTCATGCATGTGTTGTGCAGAATGGTCTTGAGCAAGATGTCTCTATTGGAAATGCACTGGTTgatatgtatgcaaaatgtgggAGCATAAAAGATGCATGGAAAGTGTTCGAGAGGATGTCTTCCAGAAATGTGATCTCATGGAATGCAATGGTTACAGGATGTGCTCAGCATGGACATGCTGATGAAGCTCTTGACCTATTCCAGAAGATGCAGCAAGTAGGGATGACACCTGACCACATAACCTACATTGCAGTTCTGTCAGCATGCAGTCGTGTTGGCCTTGTTGATGAGGGTATTTCTCATTTTGGATCTATGACTGATGAGCATGGAGTAGTTGCAGTAGAAGAACATTATGCGTGCATGGTTGACATACTCAGCCGAGCTGGGTGGTTAGATGAGGCACATGGGTTCATTAATGAGATGCCTGTGCAGCCTACTGGGATTATGTGGAGAACATTGTTGGCTGCTTCTAAAAGTCATGGAAACACAGAATTAGGGGCAAAGGCAGCACATCGAGTGCTAGACAGGAGCATGAATGATTCTGCATCCCATGTTCTACTGTCAAATATATATGCTATGTCTGAGAAGTGGGTTAATGTGAAGTTCGTTAGGGATGATATGAGGAACAAAGGGGTAAAGAAAGAACCTGGGTGCAGCTGGATAGAAATAGATGATGGGGTGGACATCTTTTTTATCAAGAGGAGTAGGTCCGAACATTTGGGCTTGATATCTTAAACTGTGCCTAAGCTTAGTGTTATAAATCCCTGGAACTTGCAACGATGCTTGGTAATGAAGGTTCATATGGCAATGTGCATTCCATGCCTTGAACTCTCCAAGTTGTGAAGAACATGACCAAGATTCACCGTTGCAGGTTGATACTGAGAAAGGATATTGCTAATTGTTTGCAATCTTGGAAAATCTATATGTTAAAGATTATATGCAAGCATCCAAGGCATGCAAATGCTTAGCTTGTTCTGAAGCTTTTGAAGCACACACCATGTTATGGACCTTAATGGTGAGCTTGGCATCtttctgttgatttttatgtttttgtattttactCAGTTGCATACTAATTAATATGTTTTTTGACTTGTATGCAAGAACAGTAGAACAATTTTCTGGACACAGGAAAGTGTGGGACTTCTCAGTTGACAAAATGTTGATGTGTGGCACACACTGGTGAGCTGTAAGCCTGGGCTTCGGgcccgggtacccggtactctGCCAGATtggcctggcccgatgcccaggcctagtgaGCTGCAGATGAGTTGAGGCTGTTAGCGCAGATGTCTGAGCAGTGATGCAAAAACAGCCTATTTGTTGCATAAGTCTCGAGTTTCATAATTATCATGACTGCTAGGTGATATATTTTTATGACTTTtggtttccataaattatttttcatatgtaaaatttcattacgtgtttttctttttcccacatGAAAGTCTCTTGTGGCAATGACTTGGAggttttgttttctcctttttttttttggttgccaACTGCTTTCATACTGCTGGAAAATGTGTTGTATGGCATCAATAGGATCAGTTGGCTTATATGGTAATTAACCCTGTATCAGTTTAGGCCCTTTGACAATTGATATGCAAACACATGATCAGAATCTTGATTTTAGAATCAGTATCTGGTAGTTGACTTTCTGTAGGAAAATATACAAGCTGTTTCTTAGTCTGTAGTCTACTGTAATTTATGGATCCTGTGATTATATTAATGCATACAGATTGGACCTtcagaaagaaaagcaatacGGCACTCCAGATGGTACGTCAAATCAGGCATCTAAGACTAGAACTAAATGTCACCATTTTGGTTGCTCTGAAGTCCAGGATGTGGATATTGCTActtaataaagaaagaaagcttGGAAACTATTAAACCAATAGGTTGCACATTTCCAGTTTTCCACCTTATGAAGACATAACAAAACAGTATGAAATTACAGGCGCTCATCAGGCAATATGGCATGACATGCATGATAAAAAGGAAGTAACATTATTCTACAAGATATCATGATTCACATAATATACTTAAGGGAATTCATAGATAGCAGAGATGATGCATTTACTGAATGTTCAAAACTTCATACCGGTGCATGAATCATTAGCTGACAGTCAAAGAGACTAAACTTGAAGAATGCATTTTGCATATGAATCTTCAAGctcaaatcaaattaaaaaacataagtGTGTAAATGATGGACTAAATGATATACATAGATCCATTTAAACAGAATGAGATGGTAAGCATATTGAAGCAAGTTACAGAGCTGTATCTGTTTGAAATCAGAAATAATTTCTGGCAATCCTCTTTCATTCTTTGTCACTAATACATGTCTCTTTTGACATCCTGTAATGATGGGGAAACATTACTCTTCTCAGTTAAACTTTCTATTTTCTGCATTGCAATTGTTGTTTCGATTGCTTGGTGCTGACATGACTAAACATATCAAAACCAATAATGCAAAAATGGAGTACTACAAAATCGAGCTTGTGCTGTACATGAAGAAAGAAGGCTTGATAGGTGGTCATTGATGTTGTTCAGCATCATGATGAAGTTTGAAGAGATAGCCTGTTCTTCCAAACAAGTGGGGCTATCAGCATCCATACTGCACACAACAGCCACATTTTAATTGGTTTTTAAGATGTAATAGTGAACAAatccaatatatgaatcttAATGTTTTTCCagaaaagcttgaaaaaaagcACAAACTGTTATTCGATATTTTAGTTATTAAGGTTAAAACGTGTTGCTAATGCTCACCATAAACACCTGCGGCAAGCCATTCATTGAGTACTCGTACCCAAGTACTGGTCCACCCGACATCTATTGTCCACCTGCAAAGAATCCAGTATTAAATTACAGAATATTACGAGAAATATTGCTCAAGCAATAAACTGACaaactaaaaaatgacaaattgcTGAAGCATAAAATATATCATGTTAGTTTCTCCTATGAAATATATTGCTGCTATGCCTGAGTTAAGAGTTTTGCGTTCGCTAATCCAAGTGACATTGATTTGATATTGTTTATTCCTAGTGAGACTAATGTTTCTCATGATTCAGTTCTTCATAGTTTAATGTTCAAGTATGTATGCTAGAAAAGACCTGTGAGCTACAAAACCGTTTTTGCAGATATGTTTCCTCTACATAAGTTGTTTTAGTTGGTGACAAATGGTAATGGTTATAATACaaacaaatttacaaaataCTAGTTAGGTTtaaactttcatttttctttctttagggAGCTATGTGACACGGGTATGCCAGTTTTGCCCTGGTACCCATGTCGGTACGTGGGTACGGCGACATGGGTATGGGGTACGGCTGAGTGcggctgcattttaaaacatttaaaattatattttcaaacttaattttttctttaattttttacttttcccttcttttatatttcccttccactaagattctatattttcctctatattttctttaattttgagattttttgtaGATGATaagactattaatgttttttttttcattttttcattttgagaatataaaatttgccgtaCCCGCGTAcacacaattttcaaaattgctgtGTCCGAACCCATACCGctgtacccgcacccatgtgacattgATAGGGAGCTTTGTTCTAAACAAGCAATTCTCTTAATTTATCTTTTGTTCTGGTATGAAGTGCCCATCAGTTTCTGTGAAATTCTTGATCATTGGGGGACAGAGTAATAAGAAATAATGTCAGAAGTATGAACTTACTTTTCTAGAGTTTGATGTACGTTCCAGCCTATTAGTAGCATGGCAGAGTACATTGTTCCGATAGCaaatacaaaatgaaagaaaccatATCCGTATGGTACATTATCTTCTGATTGAGGTTCAACCTTTCTGAACTGCAATGCTGTCATCAGTGAGTTTCTCCAGCAGTTATCAAATGAACATCAGATAAAATTTTCACTCACCCGAAAGGTTTTATAGTCGATTCCAGCTGAAAATGTTGCTATTGCTATAGCTATAAATGCAATTATGAAGCTCTGTTGACATGGGAATTCAAATTAAACTCAGATGAGTTGTGGCCATTGTAATTCAGTATATGCAATAAATTGTTTACAAAAGATTGTGAAGTGGAAGTGTTACTCAATTACAACTTAATAGTAAGAAAAATCCCATAAATTTTGCAGTTAATTTTCTCCAAGAAACGTAACTAGATCATGAACATCTTGCTTTGTCATGCTTTCATGAATATGGAGTATGACCTCATTCTTTATCATCTGGCAgaatgtcacatgggtgtggtaCAGGTACATGTACAGGTACAGGTGTAAACACAATTGTgaagcatttaaaaaaatttgggtgtggGAACACAGCTGTGTTTGTATGATTATACACACAAAATAAGCTTTTAAGCCAACAAACACATATAtcaattatttaataaaatataggtCACTTAAGAAAAGGATTCCAAAATGtactaaaaattagaaaatatgaGTTTGTCGTGTACAATCTGTCTCATGTAAGTGCACCCATGTCCAGCCATGTCAACCTGGGCTTGGCACACTTCCACGcatgtccatgtgacatagattcaGATCAAATGGAATAAATAACTAGGACTAAAGTAGTCATGCTATTCATATTACTCTGACTTGCTTTCTGGTGCTGGAATAGCAAACAATACTGAGTAGTGAAGAAAATTACTGTAATCTATTATACTTATTTATCTACTTCTAAAGAGAAGGATCTCTGCATCTTTCTAGTTTTGCATTTGCAAATCATAAGAAAGCTGCACGTGGATTACTATGATTGTAAGAGAGTCCCCGCTCCTGTTGGCCTCTGACTTTCCGATGCAATTTGGTGTAGGTGGTTCACTGTTAGCACATATAAGAAATTTGTGACTGAAAAGCACAATTTTGCAAATAGAACTGAAGGACAGCcatattcaaaattttccattagCCATGCAGAGAAGTATAAAAGAAACTAGTATAGTATGTAACATATAagtgaaaaaagaggaaagtcATCAGATGATTAATTGTTCTATCGAGATCAAGGTTGAGTTTTCAGAGTTCAGACCATCATAACTAGCAACCAGTTCTGTTTCCCCTAGTTTCAATAATCTTATTGACTAAAATCTGATCACAAGTTGTGATTCCATGATAATTTTATTGCTAATATCATGATCTCTTGTTCATCTTCATGTGATAAAATGCACTTCGGTATGCTAACCTGCTTCATCTCTTTGATTAAACTAAAAATTACTTCCTGtgttatttttttggattttattttatacatttaaTGCTTTGAAAGGAACAATAGATAGCTAACTAGAAATAGAAGATAAAGTTTTGCTATCTCTGTTGATGCTTGTGAGGAATGGATAGAGGATATCCTTTTTCATATCAGTTATTTAGTTCT from Nymphaea colorata isolate Beijing-Zhang1983 chromosome 6, ASM883128v2, whole genome shotgun sequence includes these protein-coding regions:
- the LOC116256139 gene encoding pentatricopeptide repeat-containing protein At2g33680-like; amino-acid sequence: MVSRLPTRDGLLLHHRQTHGMMRRFSFLSIPVLPSPYSLLRFARTQRFHSSSAHYLKSMSSIVSAARLFRNPKQLSEAPTFREVRMDDILAIMGPFDKLFPYSYMGGSYIGLIRKFMKMDAFLKCVCLHVHVIKLGFAADIMVSNVIMDVYVKNELLMDGHQVFIEMPTRDLVSWCTLIAGYANAGIGLDGLDLFRCMWRSGLRPNQFVFASVLKAVSACGCVRVGRQVHSQIFQMGFVSDGFLVIGLVNMYAKCGEIICAREVFDEAGVRNSISWNAMISGYIQNGLVHEGLVLYEDMRSSGSAIDVVTMRIVLGAAVGLEQIDLCNNLHAYAIKTGLESDKVVVTELLRSQAEIGELMAVHELLKSLKDPDGSAFSAITSGLQMHGYSAELLKLARKLLESGVKMNQGALICMLGLCFRPKEGAQVHTYTFKIGYLSDISVANAVVSMYARCGEMDNADAVFHGMARHDLVSWTAIISGHVQNLQFWEAINLFHSYSNMGLPKDQFLIATIINASAGLLDVDLGKQIHAIVLKLGLQHFNFLQTSILHMYAVCGFLETADMLFSSMLLHDMVSINVMLVCYCRHGQADRALDLFYSEHQKGLAPDQFSISAIFLACADLKSMAVGEQVHSYIIKSGLTSDFVIGNAVVNFYVKCNSIASACNYLGGLKLQDVGTFGMIISGYVQSGNCKEALRLFCAMHCGGLRANHYVFASILRGCTTLFALEEGRQVHASIIKVGLNKIMQVGNSLVDMYAKSFCMNEAEKVFDEMSAQDDVSWNALIRGYSQTGEGDKAFELFEMMKQEEVYPDCFSYVGILSACAGAVSLKKGSSVHACVVQNGLEQDVSIGNALVDMYAKCGSIKDAWKVFERMSSRNVISWNAMVTGCAQHGHADEALDLFQKMQQVGMTPDHITYIAVLSACSRVGLVDEGISHFGSMTDEHGVVAVEEHYACMVDILSRAGWLDEAHGFINEMPVQPTGIMWRTLLAASKSHGNTELGAKAAHRVLDRSMNDSASHVLLSNIYAMSEKWVNVKFVRDDMRNKGVKKEPGCSWIEIDDGVDIFFIKRSRSEHLGLIS